The following are encoded together in the Lathyrus oleraceus cultivar Zhongwan6 chromosome 3, CAAS_Psat_ZW6_1.0, whole genome shotgun sequence genome:
- the LOC127131945 gene encoding uncharacterized protein LOC127131945, producing MLKCGRNFSLLSVAVQKDVITALAQFYDPPLRSFLCRDFQLAPTLAEFGKILDSPKQKKGPYKGLGQFPKPKELAEGLDISVEYLTPNIKILEKVQGIPQEYLEKTAQIFAKAQKWEAYDTIMAFLIFGLVLFPNVEKLVDVAAISVFWAVKVKDEDPVPALLADVYHTLHLRFEKKGGLMLCCIPLLYKWFISHVFKDIDMVERMDGYERSQKLIGLTEKTIIWYPHDLNLGNAVTSCGDFLNVPLIGSKGCINYNPVLAVRQLGYPITYKLKDHLLEGFVFHDMEDPIMLKKIIRAWENVLFRE from the coding sequence ATGCTAAAATGTGGGAGGAATTTTAGCTTGTTATCTGTGGCGGTGCAAAAGGATGTTATTACTGCACtagcccagttttatgatccacCACTCAGAAGTTTCCTCTGCCGAGATTTTCAGTTGGCCCCAACTTTGGCGGAATTCGGGAAAATATTGGACTCTCCTAAGCAAAAAAAGGGACCTTATAAGGGACTGGGTCAATTCCCAAAACCCAAGGAGCTGGCGGAGGGATTGGACATTTCGGTTGAATATTTAACTCCTAACATCAAGATTTTGGAAAAGGTACAAGGAATTCCTCAAGAATACTTAGAGAAGACTGCTCAAATTTTTGCCAAAGCCCAGAAGTGGGAAGCCTATGATACTATTATGGCCTTTCTCATTTTTGGATTAGTGTTGTTTCCTAATGTGGAAAAATTGGTGGACGTGGCAGCTATTAGTGTGTTTTGGGCCGTTAAGGTTAAAGATGAAGATCCAGTACCCGCACTTCTGGCAGATGTTTATCATACCTTGCACTTACGCTTTGAGAAGAAGGGGGGATTGATGTTGTGTTGCATACCGCTCCTTTACAAATGGTTTATTTCTCATGTGTTTAAAGATATCGATATGGTTGAAAGGATGGATGGATATGAGCGGTCTCAAAAGCTTATAGGACTCACAGAAAAGACCATTATTTGGTACCCCCATGATTTGAACTTGGGGAATGCAGTTACTAGTTGTGGAGATTTTCTGAATGTACCACTGATAGGGTCAAAGGGTTGCATAAACTACAATCCAGTCCTAGCAGTGAGGCAATTGGGTTATCCTATCACATACAAGCTAAAAGACCATTTGTTGGAAGGCTTTGTGTTTCATGATATGGAAGACCCCATTATGTTGAAAAAGATCATCCGAGCCTGGGAAAATGTTCTTTTCAGAGAATAA